A stretch of the uncultured Campylobacter sp. genome encodes the following:
- a CDS encoding NirD/YgiW/YdeI family stress tolerance protein has product MFKKIVLSAALASAMFAAGGFTGSNAQSAANQGGFVGKGAMSASSVKQALTLPDDARIVLEGKIVSEFRPEHYQFVDKNGDAIEVEIDHEDWRGVTVDENTPVRIYGEVDKDFTKTSIDVKTIEIIK; this is encoded by the coding sequence ATGTTTAAAAAAATAGTTTTATCAGCGGCTCTTGCAAGCGCTATGTTTGCTGCGGGCGGATTTACCGGCTCAAACGCGCAAAGTGCGGCAAATCAAGGCGGCTTCGTCGGCAAGGGCGCCATGAGCGCAAGCAGCGTAAAGCAGGCCTTAACGCTACCTGATGACGCTCGCATCGTACTTGAGGGCAAGATCGTCTCCGAGTTTCGCCCCGAGCATTATCAGTTCGTCGATAAAAACGGCGACGCGATCGAAGTCGAGATCGACCACGAGGACTGGAGAGGCGTAACCGTCGATGAAAATACACCAGTGCGCATCTACGGCGAGGTCGACAAGGACTTTACTAAAACCTCTATCGACGTAAAAACTATCGAAATAATAAAATAA
- the ppa gene encoding inorganic diphosphatase has product MDVSKIKAGSNPDKINAVIEIPYGSNIKYEIDKDSGAVVVDRVLYSAMFYPANYGFVPNTLAADGDPADILVLNEYPLQAGSVIPCRLIGVLVMEDEAGMDEKLLAVPVTKIDPRFDGIKSYKDLPEATLNKIKNFFETYKILEPNKWVKVKEFKDANAAKEILDAAIKNYK; this is encoded by the coding sequence ATGGACGTTTCAAAAATCAAAGCAGGCTCAAACCCGGACAAAATCAACGCCGTGATCGAGATCCCGTACGGCTCGAACATCAAATACGAAATCGACAAAGATAGCGGCGCGGTCGTAGTAGATCGCGTGCTCTACTCGGCGATGTTCTACCCGGCAAACTATGGCTTCGTGCCAAACACGCTCGCAGCAGACGGCGATCCTGCCGATATCTTGGTGCTAAACGAATATCCGCTGCAAGCAGGCAGTGTGATCCCGTGCCGCCTAATCGGCGTACTCGTGATGGAGGATGAAGCGGGTATGGACGAGAAGCTACTAGCCGTACCGGTCACCAAGATCGACCCGAGATTTGACGGGATCAAGAGCTATAAAGACCTGCCTGAGGCCACTTTAAATAAGATCAAAAACTTCTTTGAAACTTATAAAATTTTAGAGCCTAACAAATGGGTTAAGGTTAAAGAATTTAAAGACGCCAACGCCGCGAAAGAGATCCTAGACGCGGCGATCAAAAATTATAAATAA
- a CDS encoding adenylate kinase, which translates to MKKLFLIIGAPGSGKTTDASLIAQEDAKFAHFSTGDLLRTEVTSGSELGKLIDGFISKGNLVPLDVVVNAIVSAIKSSDKSNVIIDGYPRSVEQMTELDKVLAAQNEIALKGVIEVDVSEAVARERVLGRARGADDNNEVFNNRMKVYLEPIEAIRKFYKEKGLLHVVNGERAIEPIVADVKALVNSL; encoded by the coding sequence ATGAAAAAACTATTTTTAATCATCGGTGCTCCGGGTTCGGGCAAAACCACCGACGCATCGCTAATCGCGCAAGAAGATGCTAAATTTGCGCACTTCTCCACGGGCGACCTGCTTCGCACAGAGGTTACCAGCGGCTCAGAGCTTGGCAAACTAATCGACGGCTTTATCTCAAAGGGCAACCTAGTTCCGCTTGACGTCGTAGTAAACGCAATCGTCTCGGCGATCAAAAGCTCGGACAAATCAAACGTCATCATCGACGGTTACCCGCGCAGCGTCGAGCAGATGACCGAGCTAGACAAGGTGCTAGCCGCGCAAAACGAGATCGCGTTAAAAGGCGTTATCGAAGTGGACGTTAGCGAAGCCGTCGCACGCGAGAGAGTACTCGGACGAGCGCGCGGAGCTGACGACAACAACGAGGTTTTCAACAACCGTATGAAGGTTTATCTAGAGCCGATCGAGGCGATACGTAAATTTTACAAAGAAAAAGGCCTGCTCCACGTCGTAAACGGCGAGCGTGCTATCGAGCCTATCGTAGCCGACGTCAAAGCCCTCGTAAATAGCCTATAA
- a CDS encoding DUF937 domain-containing protein gives MDILKLLLGNSSGMIDAMSQKSGLATNDVEAVISKIAPIFMQRANENFKSDADSSNFLDMIRRSNLDEMADAPQNISVAEGNELLGVLTGSKENSRALASDVGSQLGISADSIKTLLPMIAPMIAGMLNNQLKASNLQGSADSGSMMSMLTQFLDQNKDGSIVDDIFRIAGNFLGKK, from the coding sequence ATGGATATATTAAAGTTACTTTTGGGCAACTCCAGCGGCATGATAGACGCGATGTCGCAAAAAAGCGGACTGGCGACAAACGACGTAGAGGCCGTAATTTCTAAGATTGCGCCGATTTTCATGCAAAGAGCAAACGAGAATTTTAAATCAGACGCGGATTCGTCGAATTTCCTAGATATGATCCGCCGCTCAAACCTCGACGAGATGGCTGACGCCCCGCAAAACATCAGCGTCGCCGAGGGCAACGAGCTGCTTGGTGTACTGACAGGCTCAAAAGAAAACAGCAGGGCTCTAGCTAGCGACGTGGGTTCGCAGTTAGGCATCAGCGCGGACTCTATCAAAACCTTGCTACCGATGATCGCGCCGATGATCGCAGGCATGCTAAACAATCAGCTAAAAGCCTCAAATTTGCAAGGCTCTGCAGACAGCGGCTCCATGATGTCGATGCTTACGCAGTTTTTAGATCAGAACAAAGACGGCTCGATCGTGGACGATATTTTTAGGATCGCGGGCAATTTTTTAGGTAAAAAATAA